The proteins below are encoded in one region of Pseudonocardia sp. DSM 110487:
- a CDS encoding cytochrome P450: MDIAAFTADPHPTLARLRAHEPVSWVPELGCWLVTSRVAALRVLRDAPTFTVDDPRFSTAQVVGPSMLSLDGPAHTAARKPFAGPFRPAEVARRFTSQVTELAAELVARIRPAGRAELRVSVAGPLAVRVVAETLGLPDIDATTVLRWYSTFVAAVSDVTAGRPAPAEAAAAFESLAEHVLAGIDGNGSLLADAVAGGLRNDEAVSNAAVLLFGGIETTEGMILNLLWHLLRDPDQLAAVRGDLDLLPNAVEESLRLEPAAAVVDRYATRDVELAGAQIRRGDPVTVSLAGANRDPATFPDPDTFDVRRTNARLHLAFAHGPHVCLAMDLARLETLIGVRTLLVELPDLALDEGHPSEPSGLVFRKPQTLHARWSSDL, translated from the coding sequence GTGGACATCGCCGCGTTCACCGCGGACCCCCATCCCACGCTCGCCCGGCTGCGTGCCCACGAGCCGGTCTCGTGGGTCCCCGAGCTCGGCTGCTGGCTCGTGACCAGCCGGGTCGCCGCGCTGCGCGTGCTGCGCGACGCGCCGACGTTCACGGTGGACGACCCGCGGTTCTCCACGGCGCAGGTGGTGGGGCCGAGCATGCTGTCGCTGGACGGGCCCGCGCACACCGCGGCGCGCAAACCGTTCGCGGGCCCGTTCCGGCCCGCTGAGGTGGCGCGCCGCTTCACCTCGCAGGTCACGGAGCTCGCCGCCGAGCTCGTGGCCCGGATCCGGCCCGCGGGCCGCGCCGAGCTGCGGGTGAGCGTCGCCGGGCCGCTCGCGGTGCGCGTGGTCGCCGAGACCCTCGGCCTTCCGGACATCGACGCCACCACCGTCCTGCGCTGGTACTCGACGTTCGTCGCGGCGGTGTCGGACGTGACCGCGGGTCGCCCCGCGCCTGCCGAAGCGGCCGCGGCGTTCGAGTCGCTCGCCGAGCACGTGCTCGCCGGCATCGACGGGAACGGCTCGTTGCTCGCCGACGCCGTGGCCGGCGGCCTGCGGAACGACGAGGCCGTGTCGAACGCGGCCGTCCTGCTGTTCGGCGGCATCGAGACCACGGAAGGGATGATCCTCAACCTCCTGTGGCATCTGCTGCGGGATCCCGATCAGCTCGCCGCCGTGCGGGGGGACCTCGACCTGCTGCCGAACGCAGTCGAGGAGTCGCTGCGGCTCGAGCCCGCGGCCGCCGTCGTCGACCGGTACGCGACGCGCGACGTGGAGCTGGCGGGCGCCCAGATCCGGCGGGGCGATCCGGTGACGGTGTCGCTCGCCGGCGCCAACCGCGACCCGGCGACGTTCCCCGACCCGGACACGTTCGACGTGCGCCGGACGAACGCGCGACTGCACCTCGCGTTCGCGCACGGCCCTCACGTCTGCCTCGCGATGGACCTGGCGAGGCTGGAGACCCTGATCGGCGTCCGCACCCTGCTCGTCGAGCTGCCCGACCTGGCGCTGGACGAGGGACACCCGAGCGAACCGTCCGGATTGGTGTTCCGCAAGCCGCAGACCCTGCACGCACGGTGGTCATCCGACTTGTGA
- a CDS encoding SagB/ThcOx family dehydrogenase: MADDTHQARAFHDLTKYYSVSDTEPGDERIGIGDPETRTGAIWQKDWDIKPFLYKVYETPPPIELTRDLPETGMPALEALAATGAEASPAVPDRALLGRLGLLTNGSLDRSWTTSDGRVHQYRTAGGTGAQYHLELYFVCTDLADLDAGVYHYSALDHSLRLLRAGDFRAALVEATGNQPSIAAAPVVLAMTSTFWRNAWRYRERAYRHTYWDAGTSLSHILAVAASARVPTELVFSYADPAVNELLGVDGQRESAVALVALGHADTAPPPAQELGPLDLPTRRLSPAEVTFHAITDMHSASSLRTGEDAAGWRSRRWRRPAPEPTGELIELRPLPAERLDPRPAEQLIFRRRSTRNYDTDVEIPFEAFSTLLERSTRGVASDVLTPGAPLTDLYLIVNAVEGLAPGIYLHHPERGAVELVRAGTFRKEATRIAANQQYAGNAHVNLYYLAHLPSILERYGDRGYRLAQLEGALHAGKLHLGTHAMGLGAVGSTSFDDEVVDFFSPHAGGKDYMFVTVFGKRRRAR; encoded by the coding sequence GTGGCCGACGACACCCACCAGGCACGAGCGTTCCACGACCTCACGAAGTACTACTCGGTCAGCGACACGGAGCCGGGCGACGAGCGCATCGGCATCGGCGACCCGGAAACCCGGACCGGGGCGATCTGGCAGAAGGACTGGGACATCAAGCCCTTCCTGTACAAGGTCTACGAGACTCCGCCGCCCATCGAGCTGACCCGCGACCTGCCGGAGACGGGCATGCCCGCGCTCGAGGCCCTCGCGGCAACCGGAGCCGAGGCGTCGCCTGCCGTCCCCGACCGGGCGCTGCTCGGCAGGCTCGGCCTGCTGACGAACGGCTCGCTCGACCGCAGCTGGACCACGAGCGACGGCCGCGTGCACCAGTACCGCACGGCCGGCGGCACCGGGGCGCAGTACCACCTCGAGCTGTACTTCGTCTGCACCGACCTCGCCGACCTCGACGCGGGCGTCTACCACTACTCCGCACTCGACCACAGCCTGCGCCTCCTGCGTGCCGGCGACTTCCGTGCCGCGCTGGTCGAGGCGACCGGGAACCAGCCCTCGATCGCCGCGGCCCCAGTGGTGCTGGCCATGACCAGCACGTTCTGGCGCAACGCGTGGCGCTACCGCGAGCGTGCCTACCGGCACACCTACTGGGACGCCGGCACGTCGCTCTCGCACATCCTCGCGGTCGCGGCGTCGGCGCGCGTCCCCACCGAGCTCGTGTTCTCCTACGCCGACCCGGCCGTCAACGAGCTGCTCGGCGTCGACGGGCAGCGCGAGTCCGCAGTGGCGCTCGTCGCGCTCGGCCACGCCGACACCGCACCGCCGCCCGCGCAGGAGCTCGGCCCCCTCGACCTCCCGACCAGGCGGCTCTCGCCCGCCGAGGTGACGTTCCACGCGATCACCGACATGCACAGCGCGTCGTCCCTGCGGACCGGCGAGGATGCCGCCGGGTGGCGGTCGCGCCGCTGGCGCCGCCCGGCGCCGGAACCGACCGGCGAGCTGATCGAACTGCGCCCGCTGCCCGCAGAGCGGCTCGATCCCCGGCCTGCGGAGCAGCTCATCTTCCGGCGCCGCTCGACCCGGAACTACGACACGGACGTGGAGATCCCGTTCGAGGCGTTCTCCACCCTGCTGGAGCGCTCGACCCGTGGCGTGGCATCCGACGTGCTGACCCCGGGTGCGCCGCTCACCGACCTCTACCTGATCGTCAACGCCGTCGAAGGCCTTGCCCCGGGCATCTACCTCCACCATCCGGAGCGAGGCGCCGTCGAGCTCGTCCGCGCGGGGACGTTCCGCAAGGAGGCCACCCGCATCGCGGCGAACCAGCAGTACGCGGGCAACGCCCACGTGAACCTCTACTACCTCGCGCACCTGCCCTCGATCCTGGAACGGTACGGCGACCGCGGCTACCGCCTCGCCCAGCTCGAAGGCGCACTGCACGCCGGCAAGCTGCACCTCGGCACGCACGCCATGGGGCTCGGTGCGGTGGGATCGACCTCGTTCGACGACGAGGTCGTGGACTTCTTCTCCCCGCACGCGGGGGGCAAGGACTACATGTTCGTCACCGTGTTCGGCAAGCGGCGCCGCGCGAGGTGA
- a CDS encoding aldo/keto reductase produces the protein MIDSSTPLPTGRIPGIDRDISRLVMGCDNQRTQSHAATMFDDFVARGGNAFDTAHHYAGGLMERLLGQWIADRGIRDDVVVIGKGAHTPHCDPPSVTSQLLESLDRLQTDHLDIYFLHRDNPEVPVGEFVDVLNEHVDAGRIGVFGGSNWTTARIEEANAYAAAHGKRGFAAVSNHFGLARALDVPWAGCEHATDDADRQWFERTGTPLFPWSSQARGFFTGRAAPEDRSDPELVRCYYSDGNFERLARARALGAELGVAPTAIALAYVLAQPFPTFALIGPRSVDETRSSAEASIVRLTAEQVAWLDLRDGRP, from the coding sequence GTGATCGATTCGAGCACCCCGCTGCCCACCGGCCGGATCCCGGGCATCGACCGCGACATCTCCCGCCTCGTCATGGGCTGCGACAACCAGCGGACGCAGTCGCACGCAGCCACGATGTTCGACGACTTCGTCGCGCGCGGAGGCAACGCGTTCGACACCGCACACCACTACGCGGGCGGGCTGATGGAGCGGCTGCTGGGCCAGTGGATCGCCGACCGCGGCATCCGCGACGACGTCGTCGTCATCGGGAAGGGCGCGCACACCCCGCATTGCGACCCGCCGTCCGTGACGAGCCAGCTGCTCGAGAGCCTCGATCGCCTGCAGACCGACCACCTCGACATCTATTTCCTGCACCGCGACAACCCCGAGGTGCCCGTCGGGGAGTTCGTGGACGTGCTGAACGAGCACGTCGACGCCGGCCGCATCGGCGTCTTCGGCGGTTCCAACTGGACCACCGCGCGGATCGAGGAGGCGAACGCGTACGCGGCGGCCCACGGCAAGCGCGGATTCGCCGCCGTGAGCAACCACTTCGGGCTCGCGCGCGCACTCGACGTGCCGTGGGCGGGCTGCGAGCACGCCACCGACGACGCCGACCGCCAGTGGTTCGAGCGCACCGGCACGCCGCTGTTCCCGTGGTCGTCGCAGGCGCGCGGGTTCTTCACCGGCCGCGCGGCACCGGAGGACCGCTCCGACCCCGAGCTCGTCCGCTGCTACTACAGCGACGGCAACTTCGAGCGCCTCGCCCGCGCCCGAGCGCTCGGTGCGGAGCTGGGCGTCGCGCCCACCGCGATCGCACTGGCCTACGTACTCGCACAACCCTTCCCGACGTTCGCGCTGATCGGGCCGCGCTCGGTGGACGAGACCCGCTCGTCGGCGGAGGCGTCGATCGTCCGTCTCACGGCAGAGCAAGTGGCGTGGCTCGACCTTCGTGACGGGCGTCCGTAG
- a CDS encoding tetratricopeptide repeat protein — MPWPFSRRPTLDADHPDALADAHNRAVELGARGQHQQARELDEDTLERRRRILGDDHAHTLATANNLAADLRELGEVQQARELDEDTLARRRRVLGDDDLGTLATASALAGDYRALGDFQRARELHELAFFGRRRTLGGDDIQTLQSAHLLGTDLRALGEFQKARELDDDSLARRRRILGDDHPDTLANAHNLAIDLRELGEHQRARELDQDTLDRRRRFLGDDHPNTLNSANNLAADLHALGDFQEARALDQDTLDRRRRVLGDGHPATLANVRALADHLRALGDTQGAAALLATFGLAPEATPNGG; from the coding sequence GTGCCCTGGCCCTTCAGCCGACGCCCCACTCTCGACGCCGACCACCCCGACGCGCTCGCGGACGCCCACAACCGCGCCGTCGAGCTGGGCGCGCGGGGCCAGCACCAACAAGCCCGCGAGCTCGACGAGGACACCCTCGAGCGCCGCCGCCGCATCCTCGGCGACGACCACGCCCACACCCTCGCCACCGCGAACAACCTCGCCGCCGATCTCCGCGAACTGGGTGAGGTCCAGCAGGCCCGCGAGCTCGACGAGGACACCCTCGCCCGCCGCCGTCGTGTCCTCGGTGACGACGACCTCGGAACGCTGGCCACCGCGAGCGCCCTCGCCGGGGACTACCGCGCGCTGGGCGACTTCCAGCGCGCCCGCGAGCTGCACGAGCTCGCCTTCTTCGGGCGCCGCCGCACACTCGGCGGCGACGACATCCAGACGCTGCAGTCCGCCCATCTCCTCGGGACCGACCTCCGCGCGCTGGGCGAGTTCCAGAAGGCCCGCGAGCTCGACGACGACTCGCTCGCTCGCCGCCGCCGCATCCTCGGCGACGACCACCCCGACACCCTCGCCAACGCCCACAACCTCGCCATCGACCTCCGCGAGCTCGGCGAGCACCAGCGAGCCCGCGAGCTCGACCAGGACACCCTCGACCGCCGGCGCCGCTTCCTCGGCGACGACCACCCCAACACCCTCAACTCCGCCAACAACCTCGCCGCCGATCTCCATGCGCTCGGCGACTTCCAGGAAGCCCGCGCGCTCGACCAGGACACCCTCGACCGCCGTCGACGCGTCCTCGGTGACGGCCACCCCGCCACCCTCGCCAACGTCCGCGCCCTCGCGGACCACCTACGCGCGCTGGGCGACACCCAGGGGGCCGCAGCCCTGCTCGCCACGTTCGGGCTCGCCCCCGAGGCCACCCCGAACGGGGGGTGA
- a CDS encoding multidrug effflux MFS transporter, whose product MSLAARAPLGVWICALALLTAIAPLATDMYLPALPEVAAELGTTASNVQLTLTGFLVGLATGQLVIGPLSDAWGRRRLLLGGTALCLVATAACIVAPTIGVLVVARFLQGFGGAAGIVLSRAMIVDRTTGSRTVSLFSLMMAINGIAPVVAPLLGSALLGIGSWRVIFAALTALTLLMAVGAFVAVPETLPPERRVRGGLRATGRDVRSALTRPRYVGFTLAFAFAFATMFTYISGSPFVLQDALGLSSGAYALAFGVNAAGLIGASIVNAQLAGRVDAQRVLGIATTALVVLSVVLLGIVVTGPSLWPVLVVLFLSLTSLGFIMGNASALASREVRDIAGTGSALLGALQFSLGALVSPLVGSSPLVMAAVMVAASLLSLGTQIALGRRRESVPAAA is encoded by the coding sequence ATGTCGCTTGCTGCTCGAGCTCCCCTCGGCGTGTGGATCTGCGCCCTCGCGCTGCTCACGGCGATCGCCCCCCTCGCGACGGACATGTACCTCCCGGCCCTCCCCGAGGTCGCCGCGGAGCTGGGCACCACGGCCTCGAACGTCCAGCTGACGCTCACCGGGTTCCTGGTCGGGCTCGCCACCGGCCAGCTCGTCATCGGCCCGCTCTCCGACGCGTGGGGCCGCCGCCGCCTGCTGCTCGGCGGCACGGCACTCTGCCTCGTTGCCACCGCCGCCTGCATCGTGGCCCCGACGATCGGTGTCCTGGTGGTCGCGCGCTTCCTCCAGGGCTTCGGCGGCGCCGCCGGGATCGTGCTGAGCCGGGCCATGATCGTCGACCGCACCACCGGCAGCCGCACGGTGAGCCTGTTTTCGCTGATGATGGCGATCAACGGGATCGCCCCCGTAGTCGCCCCGCTCCTGGGCAGCGCCCTGCTCGGCATCGGCAGCTGGCGCGTGATCTTCGCGGCGCTCACCGCGCTGACCCTCCTCATGGCGGTGGGCGCGTTCGTGGCGGTCCCCGAGACGCTCCCACCCGAGCGCAGGGTCCGGGGCGGGCTGCGCGCGACGGGGCGGGACGTCCGGTCGGCGCTGACGCGCCCCCGCTACGTCGGCTTCACCCTCGCCTTTGCGTTCGCCTTCGCCACGATGTTCACCTACATCTCCGGTTCGCCGTTCGTGCTGCAGGACGCGCTGGGCCTCTCCAGCGGGGCCTACGCGCTCGCGTTCGGCGTGAACGCCGCAGGGCTGATCGGCGCGAGCATCGTCAACGCGCAGCTCGCCGGCCGGGTCGACGCGCAGCGCGTGCTCGGGATCGCCACCACCGCGCTGGTGGTGCTCTCGGTCGTGCTGCTCGGAATCGTCGTGACGGGACCGTCGCTGTGGCCCGTCCTCGTGGTCCTCTTCCTCTCGCTCACGAGCCTCGGCTTCATCATGGGCAACGCGAGCGCGCTGGCCTCCCGCGAGGTGCGCGACATCGCAGGCACCGGTTCCGCACTCCTGGGTGCGCTCCAGTTCTCGCTCGGCGCGCTCGTGTCGCCGCTGGTGGGATCGAGCCCGCTCGTGATGGCCGCGGTGATGGTGGCGGCATCGCTACTCTCGCTGGGTACCCAGATCGCGCTCGGCAGGCGCCGCGAGAGCGTCCCCGCGGCCGCCTGA
- a CDS encoding MarR family winged helix-turn-helix transcriptional regulator — translation MTDVDVQLDHLAEASHTLSRTLRRTGELEVGLEQLPASELDVLRFVVTHSGASVSEVARGLRLQTSNVSTTVRALVERGLLLRQSDPLDQRRSLLRASPLADEHRRLLGRAWSRSLASALAELAADDEAAIRAAVPALTRLAESLRRRAEG, via the coding sequence GTGACCGACGTCGACGTGCAGCTCGACCACCTCGCCGAGGCGTCCCACACCCTGTCGCGGACGCTGCGTCGCACCGGTGAGCTCGAGGTGGGGCTCGAGCAACTGCCTGCATCGGAGCTGGACGTCCTGCGGTTCGTGGTGACCCACTCCGGCGCGTCGGTGTCGGAGGTCGCGCGGGGCTTGCGGCTGCAGACGAGCAACGTGAGCACGACGGTGCGGGCCCTCGTCGAGCGCGGCCTGCTCCTCCGGCAGTCGGATCCCCTGGATCAGCGGCGCAGTCTCCTGCGGGCGAGCCCCCTGGCAGACGAGCACCGCCGGCTGCTCGGCCGCGCGTGGTCCCGCTCTCTCGCGAGCGCGCTCGCCGAGCTCGCCGCCGACGACGAAGCGGCGATCCGCGCGGCGGTGCCCGCACTGACGCGGCTGGCGGAGTCCCTCCGTCGGCGGGCCGAGGGGTGA
- a CDS encoding helix-turn-helix domain-containing protein: MAPPQLIDQLRAKRAAAYEGDLFDPDCPTRLVLDRIGDKWTVLVVLLLSDGPMRFTDLRGHLGRVAPKVLTQTLRRMERDGLVTREIFAEVPPRVEYTLTDLGHSLIDPIAVIGDWAEVHVHRITAAQAAYDAREK, translated from the coding sequence ATTGCGCCGCCGCAGCTCATCGACCAACTGCGGGCCAAGCGCGCCGCGGCCTACGAGGGCGACCTGTTCGATCCCGACTGCCCCACCCGACTGGTGCTCGACCGGATCGGCGACAAGTGGACCGTGCTCGTCGTCCTCCTGCTGAGCGACGGCCCGATGCGGTTCACCGACCTGCGCGGCCACCTCGGCCGCGTCGCGCCCAAGGTGCTCACGCAGACGCTGCGCCGGATGGAACGCGACGGCCTGGTCACCCGCGAGATCTTCGCCGAGGTCCCGCCACGGGTCGAGTACACCCTCACCGACCTCGGTCACTCCCTGATCGATCCGATCGCCGTCATCGGCGACTGGGCGGAGGTCCACGTCCACCGGATCACGGCCGCGCAGGCCGCCTACGACGCGCGGGAGAAGTAA
- a CDS encoding NAD(P)-dependent oxidoreductase gives MRIAVYGATGMIGSRVVAEAVSRDHEVTGISRSGGELPAGAATVQGDASDPALTKRIAGDADVVVSAIGPSRTGGDRREYLAHLRNIAETLGDTRLIVVGGAGSLVVGGARLVDAPDFPELYRAEALIAAEALDYFRGLGGDVEWTFFSPAPVIAPGERTGTYKVGADSPAGDSVSAEDFAVALIDEVERPAHRRTRFTVAN, from the coding sequence ATGCGGATCGCGGTCTACGGTGCGACGGGAATGATCGGCAGCCGGGTGGTTGCCGAGGCGGTGTCGCGCGATCACGAGGTCACGGGGATCTCGCGCTCGGGTGGCGAGCTGCCGGCCGGCGCCGCGACGGTGCAGGGCGACGCGAGCGACCCGGCGTTGACCAAGCGCATCGCAGGCGATGCGGACGTCGTCGTGTCGGCGATCGGGCCCAGCCGCACCGGTGGTGACCGGCGCGAGTACCTCGCGCACCTGCGCAACATCGCCGAGACGCTCGGCGACACGCGTCTGATCGTCGTGGGCGGTGCGGGATCGCTGGTCGTGGGCGGCGCACGGCTGGTCGACGCTCCCGACTTCCCCGAGCTCTACCGCGCAGAGGCGCTCATCGCGGCGGAGGCCCTCGACTACTTCCGTGGGCTCGGCGGCGACGTCGAGTGGACGTTCTTCTCGCCGGCTCCGGTGATCGCGCCCGGCGAGCGCACCGGCACCTACAAGGTCGGCGCCGACTCCCCGGCAGGCGACTCGGTCTCGGCCGAGGACTTCGCGGTGGCGCTGATCGACGAGGTCGAAAGGCCTGCCCACCGCCGCACGCGGTTCACGGTCGCGAACTGA
- a CDS encoding transcriptional regulator GutM: protein MDNAAVFVLVVAIMSLTGISAIAQHKYYARAVKRLAREHDEPGHMLVTGRGKSRFRGAIVVLVLRTADEVIKAALVMEGASVLARFKPRPGWVGRSARDPLPGSSPCVAAAVAEARSRVPGRRVRPAPRGVSSRP from the coding sequence GTGGACAACGCCGCCGTGTTCGTGCTCGTCGTCGCGATCATGTCGTTGACCGGCATCAGCGCGATCGCACAGCACAAGTACTACGCCCGCGCGGTCAAGCGGCTCGCGCGTGAGCACGACGAGCCCGGCCACATGCTCGTCACCGGACGCGGGAAGAGCCGGTTCCGCGGGGCGATCGTCGTGCTCGTCCTGCGCACCGCCGACGAGGTGATCAAGGCTGCCCTCGTGATGGAGGGAGCGTCCGTGCTGGCGCGCTTCAAGCCCCGGCCCGGCTGGGTCGGCCGCTCCGCCCGCGACCCCCTGCCGGGCAGCTCACCCTGCGTGGCGGCCGCTGTGGCCGAGGCGCGCTCCCGCGTGCCGGGCCGGCGCGTGCGGCCGGCACCACGGGGCGTCAGTTCGCGACCGTGA
- a CDS encoding NAD(P)H-dependent oxidoreductase: MRVGLVGAGQMGRGFVAQVRRISGMEVVAVADIDLQRATGALQAAGVEHVATGDDLDKLSSVVADGGTVAVTDHTLATALPVDMVIDATGVPEIGAEVALRSLLAGRHVGLLNVETDITVGWMLSRIAAQSGAVYTLCRGDEPAEALKLVEFARDLAFDIVCAGKGKNNPLNPHATPADLADEAKRKKMNPKMLASFVDGSKAMIEMAALANAADLGVSRRGLSGYRTTVPELHNVFRPAADGGILDRSGVVDMATGPVAPGVFVVARSDEPIVVEEMEYLGMGAGPYYSFYRPYHLASIEAPLSIPAAVLDGRSDIQPRAWRAEVAAGAKRALRAGEVIDGIGGDCVYGVIDSAEAVKAEGFAPLGLLAGARLTRDVARDRILTYDDVEIDTSTTIAQLRALQDRLLAGHPVVSGFGQVPAA, from the coding sequence GTGCGGGTCGGGCTCGTCGGGGCGGGTCAGATGGGCAGGGGCTTCGTCGCGCAGGTCCGGCGGATCAGCGGCATGGAGGTGGTCGCCGTCGCCGACATCGACCTCCAGCGGGCCACCGGCGCCCTGCAGGCCGCGGGCGTCGAGCACGTCGCCACCGGCGACGACCTCGACAAGCTGAGCAGCGTGGTCGCCGACGGCGGCACCGTCGCCGTCACCGACCACACCCTGGCCACCGCGCTGCCGGTGGACATGGTCATCGACGCGACCGGCGTACCGGAGATTGGTGCCGAGGTCGCACTGCGGAGCCTCCTGGCCGGGCGCCACGTCGGGCTGCTCAACGTGGAAACCGACATCACCGTCGGCTGGATGCTGTCGCGGATCGCCGCGCAGTCCGGTGCCGTCTACACGCTGTGCCGGGGCGACGAGCCCGCCGAGGCGCTCAAGCTCGTCGAGTTCGCCCGCGACCTCGCCTTCGACATCGTGTGCGCCGGCAAGGGCAAGAACAACCCGCTGAACCCGCACGCCACCCCGGCCGACCTCGCCGACGAGGCCAAGCGCAAGAAGATGAACCCGAAGATGCTCGCGAGCTTCGTCGACGGCTCCAAGGCGATGATCGAGATGGCGGCACTGGCCAACGCGGCCGACCTGGGCGTCAGCAGGCGAGGGCTGAGCGGCTACCGCACCACGGTGCCCGAGCTGCACAACGTGTTCCGCCCGGCGGCGGACGGCGGGATCCTCGACCGGAGTGGAGTGGTCGACATGGCCACCGGGCCGGTGGCGCCGGGCGTCTTCGTGGTGGCCCGCAGCGACGAGCCGATCGTGGTGGAGGAGATGGAGTACCTCGGCATGGGCGCCGGGCCGTACTACTCCTTCTACCGGCCCTACCACCTCGCCAGCATCGAGGCACCGCTGTCCATCCCGGCCGCCGTCCTGGACGGCCGCAGCGACATCCAGCCGCGGGCGTGGCGGGCCGAGGTCGCGGCGGGCGCGAAACGGGCGTTGCGCGCGGGCGAGGTGATCGACGGCATCGGCGGCGACTGCGTGTACGGCGTCATCGACAGCGCCGAGGCCGTGAAGGCGGAAGGGTTCGCGCCGCTCGGCCTGCTCGCGGGCGCGCGGCTCACCCGCGACGTCGCGCGCGACCGGATCCTCACCTACGACGACGTGGAGATCGACACCAGCACGACGATCGCCCAGCTGCGCGCCCTGCAGGATCGCCTGCTCGCCGGCCACCCGGTGGTCTCCGGGTTCGGACAGGTCCCGGCGGCATGA
- a CDS encoding PTS glucitol/sorbitol transporter subunit IIA: MTYYRTTVVSVGPEAGDMLAGGVLILYAEPLPDALADVSVVHRPDHRVPDITIEVGDVVSVGGHELTITAVGEIAAKNLDELGHVVLYVDQPDQKLLPGAVHAAGGLPDPQPGHVIEFRSPR; the protein is encoded by the coding sequence ATGACCTACTACCGCACGACCGTCGTCAGCGTCGGACCGGAAGCGGGCGACATGCTCGCGGGCGGCGTCCTCATCCTGTACGCCGAGCCGCTCCCGGACGCGCTGGCCGACGTGAGCGTCGTCCACCGCCCCGACCACCGCGTTCCTGACATCACGATCGAGGTGGGGGACGTCGTGTCCGTCGGCGGGCACGAGCTCACGATCACCGCGGTCGGCGAGATCGCCGCGAAGAACCTCGACGAGCTCGGCCACGTCGTGCTCTACGTCGACCAGCCCGACCAGAAGCTGCTGCCCGGTGCCGTGCACGCCGCGGGCGGCCTGCCCGACCCGCAGCCCGGCCACGTCATCGAGTTCCGCTCGCCACGCTAG
- a CDS encoding PTS glucitol/sorbitol transporter subunit IIB, whose product MTTHEVAYRTVTVRPGANGWGRGLQLTPTPERNKVISVTGGGIHAVAQRIAELSGAEVVDGFRTRVPDEEVLAAVINCGGTARIGVYPRKRIPTIDVYPGEPGGPLAQFITEDIFVSAVGPDEVELLDGEPTEATAAPVETAEAAPPPEPAPPRGFLVKFGGAIGQIINTFLAAGRQSINLTLNTILPFMAYVSLLLGVVIYTGIATAIGNLLAPLSSNPLGLIVISAVVALPFLSPILGPGAAVAQIVGVLMGTQIATGALPVQYALPTLFAIDGQVGCDFVPVGLGLGEARVETVEIGVPAVLFSRLITSPLAVIIAWLASFGL is encoded by the coding sequence ATGACCACTCACGAGGTCGCCTACCGCACCGTCACCGTGCGTCCAGGAGCCAACGGCTGGGGCCGCGGCCTCCAGCTGACGCCGACCCCCGAGCGGAACAAGGTCATCTCCGTGACCGGCGGCGGCATCCACGCCGTCGCGCAGCGGATCGCCGAGCTGTCCGGCGCCGAGGTCGTGGACGGCTTCCGCACCCGCGTGCCCGACGAGGAGGTACTCGCCGCTGTCATCAACTGCGGCGGCACGGCCCGGATCGGCGTCTACCCGCGCAAGCGGATCCCCACGATCGACGTCTACCCCGGCGAACCGGGTGGCCCGCTCGCGCAGTTCATCACCGAGGACATCTTCGTCTCCGCCGTCGGCCCCGACGAGGTGGAGCTGCTCGACGGGGAGCCCACCGAGGCCACCGCCGCACCCGTGGAGACGGCGGAGGCCGCCCCGCCGCCCGAGCCTGCGCCTCCGCGCGGTTTCCTCGTGAAGTTCGGCGGCGCGATCGGCCAGATCATCAACACCTTCCTCGCGGCCGGCCGGCAGTCGATCAACCTGACGCTGAACACGATCCTGCCGTTCATGGCGTACGTCAGCCTGCTGCTCGGCGTCGTCATCTACACCGGAATCGCCACGGCGATCGGCAACCTGCTCGCCCCGCTGTCCAGCAACCCGCTCGGCCTCATCGTGATCAGCGCCGTCGTCGCGCTGCCGTTCCTGTCGCCGATCCTCGGGCCGGGCGCGGCCGTGGCCCAGATCGTCGGCGTCCTGATGGGCACGCAGATCGCCACCGGCGCCCTGCCCGTTCAGTACGCCCTCCCCACCCTGTTCGCCATCGACGGCCAGGTCGGCTGCGACTTCGTCCCGGTGGGTCTCGGCCTCGGCGAGGCGAGGGTGGAGACGGTGGAGATCGGCGTGCCGGCCGTGCTGTTCAGCCGGCTCATCACCTCACCCCTGGCCGTGATCATCGCGTGGCTCGCGAGCTTCGGCTTGTGA